The following are encoded in a window of Magnolia sinica isolate HGM2019 chromosome 11, MsV1, whole genome shotgun sequence genomic DNA:
- the LOC131218851 gene encoding F-box protein SKIP22-like, with translation MQENPIPKIPEEAETLASSSSIVAMADESHPPKDSRFVPHFLKKVYNSEIDNTNLTSHHLLIIAVHSVFLESGFIAFDPTSKIDGIRLPKGWASMVATSTVCIRYTLPDLVNSDRDSCAETAILKFQILGNFVTVYGILSLNSSDVFRIFLDVSRFVPSIDFVLRNVEDGNLQTVHEKVVFEFWKIVKDGLSLPLLISLCDKTGLPPPPCFTILPVDIKIRILDFLLGIDIARAACVYSELRYLALNDDLWRKKLGEEFGEIHTKGLNAGHWKENFKVCWQRRKGQMMPLWQDRRLYFPTRRPDPVPFGAPGFPIFGGDYDRLPAILGDVPFAPRRGFPRFPARWNFSPNCNLGGFNV, from the coding sequence ATGCAAGAGAACCCCATTCCCAAAATACCTGAAGAAGCAGAAACCCTAGCTTCTTCCAGTTCAATCGTAGCCATGGCCGACGAATCTCATCCACCTAAAGATTCTCGATTCGTTCCTCATTTCCTAAAGAAGGTTTACAACTCAGAAATCGACAACACAAACCTCACCAGCCACCACCTCCTGATCATTGCCGTCCATTCCGTTTTCTTGGAATCCGGATTCATCGCCTTCGATCCCACATCAAAGATCGACGGCATCCGTCTCCCGAAAGGATGGGCATCTATGGTGGCCACTTCCACGGTATGTATACGGTACACGCTCCCCGATCTTGTAAATTCCGATCGCGATTCCTGTGCAGAAACTGCCATCTTGAAATTCCAGATTTTGGGGAATTTCGTAACCGTGTATGGTATCTTGAGCTTGAACAGTTCGGATGTGTTCCGCATCTTTCTCGATGTGTCCCGTTTTGTCCCGTCGATTGATTTCGTGCTGAGGAATGTGGAAGACGGGAATTTGCAAACGGTGCACGAAAAGGTTGTTTTCGAATTCTGGAAGATTGTCAAGGACGGGCTTTCGTTGCCTCTCCTTATAAGCCTCTGTGACAAGACTGGGCTGCCGCCTCCACCGTGCTTTACGATACTGCCAGTCGATATCAAGATTCGGATTCTTGATTTTCTATTGGGCATCGATATTGCGCGGGCTGCTTGCGTGTACTCGGAATTGAGGTACCTGGCGTTGAACGATGATCTGTGGAGGAAGAAGCTTGGGGAGGAGTTTGGTGAGATCCATACGAAGGGACTGAATGCAGGGCACTGGAAGGAGAATTTCAAGGTGTGTTGGCAAAGGAGGAAGGGGCAGATGATGCCATTGTGGCAGGATCGCCGTCTATACTTCCCTACCAGACGACCCGATCCGGTTCCATTTGGTGCTCCTGGATTTCCTATATTTGGTGGAGATTATGATAGATTGCCGGCTATTCTTGGTGATGTTCCTTTTGCACCCCGTCGTGGATTTCCTCGATTTCCAGCTAGGTGGAATTTTTCACCTAACTGCAATCTTGGTGGATTCAATGTCTAG